The nucleotide sequence CAAAATATTAGTCGACGATTTCGGTACCGGTTATTCATCATTGTCCCAGTTGCAGCGGCTGAATTTTGATGTTCTCAAAGTAGACCAGACTTTTACTGCAGAGATTCAAAACTCAGAAGAAGGCAAAGTATTTTTCACTGCAATTGTGACCATGGCACATGCTTTGCATATGCGGGTTGTTGCTGAGGGTGTAGAAACATTGAGTCAAGCGCTAATTTTGCGTGAACTCCAATGTGATGAAATGCAGGGCTTCTATATTTCCAAGCCCGTACCTCCTGGTGAGACTCCACCTATTCTCTCGAAACCAGTTTTCCCAAATGGAAGTTAGTAACAATGCGGCTATGCGCAGACAGTAGGGTTGTCTGGTTGATGAATTACACCGGACACTCAGCAATACAGGGGCTGATTCCCAACAATACCCTCGCTGTCCTGACAGACGTCAACGCCGACGCTATCTTCATCTCTACAGGTAAGGAACTTATGTCAATTGCCACTTACCTTCCGGCCCTGATGAAGCCTTGCCGCAAATTTCAGACTTTAAAACTGAAGGAAAGCCTGTACGGTGCGGCGACTCCTCTTTTCGCCTTGCCCGCTATCGTCCTCGCGACTAAAAACCGAATTTCGGTAACGTTAATACGGGTGTCGCGAATTAGCGAATCTTCGTACTGGAAGACGGGAGCACTTGCATATTGGGACTTAGGACACCCAGTATCGCGAAAGCATCAACATTTTTAGACTTGCCTCTTGCGGGAAGCGTGGCTGAAAAATATACTGAACAAACATACAGTATTTCTCAAGGCCAATGCCTGATGCCTGACATAGTCAACCTCGCCGAGCTCCACACGCTAGTACCGGTCATTTGGCCGGTAAATCCCTCGCCAAAGGGAAAGGAGCCACCCCTATTCTTGGTGAAGTGTCCAGCGGGATTCCCATCACCAGCAGCAGACTATGTTGAATCGGGCCTAGACCTGAACGATTATTTGGTAAAACACAGGGCCGCGACATTCATATTCGACGTATGCGGCGACTCTATGTGCGGCGTCGGTATCTTTGATGGCGACAAAATAGTTGTTGACCGGTCTATGGAAGCCCGTCACGGCATGATTATCGTTGCTGTCTTGAATGGAGAGCACACTATCAAACGACTTCATATCACTCAGGATAGCGTTGAGCTCCGGCCGGAAAATCCCTGCTACTCGCCAATTCGCTTGAAAGAGCATGAAGAACTCGTCGTTTTTGGCGTGGTCGTTGGCGTCGTACGCAAGCTTCAGGGGTGACCATGGTTGCGCCGGCCAGTCCCATCTACGCGCTGGTTGACTGCAACAACTTCTATGTCTCAGCTGAGCGGGTTTTCAACCCCAAGCTTGAAAACCGTCCAGTAGTCGTTCTGTCAAACAACGACGGCTGCGCAGTTGCGCGAAGCGCTGAAGCCAAGGCATTGGGCATCCAAATGGGTGCGCTGTGGTTCCAATTACAGCCGCTTGTCAAACGCCATGGCCTCATAGGGTTGTCGTCAAACTATACCCTCTATGGCGACATGAGCGCGCGCGTCATGCAAGTCCTACGTAACTTCACCCCTGACGTCGAGGTTTATTCAATTGACGAGTCTTTTCTTCGCTTGGAGCGGATGCGTCATCTGTGGCCGTGTTTAGTGGTCATGGGACAATCTATCCGGGTGGAGGTCAGAAAATGGACTGGCATTCCTGTCTGCGTAGGTATTGGGCCGACCAAGACGTTGGCCAAGCTTGCAAATCACATCGCCAAAAAGAATGCACAGTTTGGTGGGGTTTTTGACATGACGACCTACCCAGAGAGCGAACTTGCTCGCCTTCTGTCGACCATTGATGTGGGAGAAGTCTGGGGCGTTGGCCGCCGCATTGCTGCAAAGCTCGACGCAATGAACATCCGTACTGTAGAGAACTTGCGCCGAGCATCACCCAAAGCATTACAGCTGCATTTTTCTGTTGTGCTGGAACGCACCGTCGCGGAACTTCAAGGCATTTCTTGCCTAGCGCTGGAAGAGGTCGCGCCACCGAAAAAGCAAATCGTTTCCTCCAAGAGCTTCGGCCGGGTGGTCATGAAATTGGAAGAGCTTGGAGAAGCTCTCTCGAGTTATGTATCGCGCGCGGCAGAAAAGCTTAGGGTACAGAGAAGCGTTGCCGGCGCTCTACAGGTTTTCGTGATGACGGATGTTTTCCGAGAGAACGACCCGCAATACACCAATGGCGTGGTGATTCCTTTGCCCAATCCTACGAACGATACATTGAAGCTGGTGGCTGCTGCACTCTACGGCCTGAAGCGCATCTATAAGCCTGGGTATGCCTACAAGAAGTGCGGTGTTATGTTATTGGACCTTTCGCCGCAGCACCAGCGTCAGGGTTCCCTCTTCTCCCAAGTAGAAGACGTGGCCCACCATTCAGATGCTTTAATGTCGGCCCTAGACCGTATCAACGCTAGATACGGTCGGAACACGCTTACTGTTGCTGCTTCCGGGACGCGGAGAGACTGGGTAGCTCGCGCTGAAAATAAGACACCTCGTTATACGACGCGCTGGACCGAGTTGCCCAAGGCATGGGCGTATTGACCACGTTCAACCAATCCTTGACTCCCGTAAATAGCAGTTTCAGTAAGGGTTTGGCACAACGTTGCCGCTCACAACGAAAGTCGTTATCTGCTCTGCGGATACATCAACTCGACGGTAAACGGGCACCCCGTTCCAAGTTCTCAAATTAAACGCAGGGGTTCACTTTCTTCAACTTTCGGACTTGGACTATGGACATGGTCAACGGTTTGCCTGATGCACAGGTACCGGGAAGTAGTTGACTGTACAAAATAGGCAGCCGGGGAAGAGGCTAGTGTCACGTTTGTCTCCATCTTCGCCATATAGGCATTCTTTTGTGCATCGAACCCGACCAATAAAGCAGCCTCGACCCCAATGCCAATACCTCTTACTGTATTAGGCAAATCGGTTCCTGCTGTCAATATTCCCCGGGGCAGCCGATATTTAGGTCATTAAACTTAACAAGTCTGCCGGTAAAGGCGATAAGCCGTCCCATTCGGTCCCGAGCGTCTAGGTGCGAATCCAAAATCGTGTAATCCAGCGCGGGTGGATTGATAAAGCCTGTCGTTGTCAACAAAGGGTTCTGGTCCAGTGTCATATATTTGTTGTATGGATTCTCCAAGGCCTGAGGTGACGTGACTCCGCCAGTGCACTCTCACCGGCCTAAAAGGCCCGTGCTTCGGGCCTTACGGCCTTTATTTTTTGCTTCGTCGCAGCGTGCGACGACAAATTTTTTAGGCTTGCCGTCGTCTTATTTGACCGCTGCACAGACGTGTTGGAGCATCCCGCCCGCCCCAGTAACATTTAGATTCTTCTTACGCCATACGGCAGCACGTTTCACAGGCTTGGCCTTCACACCTTCGCGCAGGAGCGCAATGCCGCGCTTTCTTTGCACTTTGGCCGCATTGGTGTCAGCGTTCTCAGCATGCCGGCAACGTTGACCATCCGCGCTATCCTTCTCCGGCCTGAAGGCCGGAGACCGCCGCGCATTCTTGTTCAAGGCAGCATAGTCGAAGTTTCCAAGGACAGCGGGTTTGTTGCATAAATCAGGCAGCTCAGCGCAGGGTTGAAGGCTCGGGTAGGCTGGCCGCATGAAACCCGCTCCGCAGAAGTATCGAACGACGAACTGGAAGGCGTATAACGCAGCGCTGAAGGCACGCGGCTCGCTACTCATCTGGCTCGATTCCAGCATGAACTGACAAGCGGTAAGCGTGGCCGCAGTCCGAGCTTGAGTGACGAAGCCATTCAGTTCTGTCTAAGCATCAGTGCTTGTTCAGTTTGCCGCTACGCCAAGCCATGGGTATGACCCAAAGTTTGGTGCAATTGGCAGGCCTGGACTGGCCTGTCCCCGACTACAGCACCGTGAGCCGGCGGCAAAAGACATTGCGCGTCGGCATTGAAGTCGTGCCGACCACGACTGGCCTGCACCTGCTAGTCGATAACACCGGCATCAAGATGCTAGGCGAAGGTGAATGGAAGACAAAGAAGCATGGCGCCGATTACTGCCGTCAATGGCGCAAGGTCCATCTCGACATTGATGCTGCCACGCTTGAGATTGGCGCCATGGCAGTGACCGACAACAGTATCGGTGATGCACCTATGCTGCCCAACCTGCTAGGTCAGATTCCTCCGGAAGAGCAG is from Noviherbaspirillum sp. L7-7A and encodes:
- the umuD gene encoding translesion error-prone DNA polymerase V autoproteolytic subunit encodes the protein MPDIVNLAELHTLVPVIWPVNPSPKGKEPPLFLVKCPAGFPSPAADYVESGLDLNDYLVKHRAATFIFDVCGDSMCGVGIFDGDKIVVDRSMEARHGMIIVAVLNGEHTIKRLHITQDSVELRPENPCYSPIRLKEHEELVVFGVVVGVVRKLQG
- a CDS encoding Y-family DNA polymerase, which codes for MVAPASPIYALVDCNNFYVSAERVFNPKLENRPVVVLSNNDGCAVARSAEAKALGIQMGALWFQLQPLVKRHGLIGLSSNYTLYGDMSARVMQVLRNFTPDVEVYSIDESFLRLERMRHLWPCLVVMGQSIRVEVRKWTGIPVCVGIGPTKTLAKLANHIAKKNAQFGGVFDMTTYPESELARLLSTIDVGEVWGVGRRIAAKLDAMNIRTVENLRRASPKALQLHFSVVLERTVAELQGISCLALEEVAPPKKQIVSSKSFGRVVMKLEELGEALSSYVSRAAEKLRVQRSVAGALQVFVMTDVFRENDPQYTNGVVIPLPNPTNDTLKLVAAALYGLKRIYKPGYAYKKCGVMLLDLSPQHQRQGSLFSQVEDVAHHSDALMSALDRINARYGRNTLTVAASGTRRDWVARAENKTPRYTTRWTELPKAWAY